The Xenorhabdus poinarii G6 nucleotide sequence CCTCATCACTTACAAGGGCGTGCGTTGGCAATTGCAGGCGTTGGTCAGCCTATTGCGCTATGCATTGGCGTACCGCTGGGAACAATGTTAGGTACTCTATTCGATTGGCGCGGAGTCTTCTGGATTATGTCAGTAATCGCTCTGCTATTATTGATTTGGATCCGACTTGCAATCCCTGATTTTGCAGGACAATCAAGTCAACAAAGATTATCCATTCGTCGAGTTATTCTTTTGCCGGGAGTTCGTTCAGTATCAGTCACCCTTTTCGCCTGGATTTTAGCACATAATATTTTGTACACCTATATTGCTCCTTATTTAACCGCATTTGGATTGAGTTCTCGTATTGATGTTGTGTTACTCGTGTTTGGGATCGCCTGCATTGTAGGAATTTGGTTAACGGGATTATTTGTTGACCGTGGCGTAAGGGTGTTGACTTTACTGAGTCTTATCTTGTCTGTTATAGCATCACTGTTACTTATTTTATCGAGTTATAATAGCCTGTTTGTGTGGTTCGGATTAATTGTCTGGGGAATGTCTTTTGGTGGTGCGCCGACATTATTGCAAACAGCGCTTGCTGATGTAGCGGAAGAAAATGCAGATATCGCCCAATCGATGTTGGTTACTATTTTTAATCTAGCAGTCGCAGGGGGAGGTATTATCGGGGGAGGTTTACTCAATAATTATGGTATGACTTCATTTCCGATTACCATGATTGCCCTTTCATTATTTGCATTATGTTTAGTCTGGCGAGCCAAGAAAAATGGTTTCAGATCCGGCCAAAGAAGACAGAAATCTGTTATATCAGAAATTGCTTAACGTGAGTTTTCGTTACACTGAGCGTCATATCCTCTAAACATAGATGGCTGAAAAACGAAACTTAACTAACCTGAGATTTGCTTAAGAGGGGAACTAAAATGCCTGAGGCACGATCAACGTTTTTGCTAAAAAACAAGATCGAGCCTCAGGCATGGTTAATTTAGAAGAATTTTATTGCTGCGTCGACAGAGCAAATGGGGTTAAATGATACTGACGTAAACCCCAGCGTTAGGACTTTCAGCATATAGCCATTATCCCATCCTGCTTTCTAACGTTTGCTTTTCAGCCCCATCTTAATTGTTTTCTCATTTTTCAGCAGGTTAAAAACTCCACAACTGTGATACTGCCCAGCGTGGGTCACTGAGGTGCCGTTCCAGCAACCAATGAATATCGTTAACCAGCCACAACTGCCGCTGTTCGATACAACTATAGTCGCCCTCCATGTCCTGGGTTTTGACG carries:
- a CDS encoding MFS transporter encodes the protein MSNLNQVNTAFEYDVNSNKLPVWKLLAFTIAGFLTILTETIPAGLLPQISEGLNVSEIQAGQLVTFYALGSVLAAIPIVAVTRNLNRRLLFLCAIGGLLVFNSITAISTDYVLTLVARFIAGMAAGVIWGLFAGYARRLVPHHLQGRALAIAGVGQPIALCIGVPLGTMLGTLFDWRGVFWIMSVIALLLLIWIRLAIPDFAGQSSQQRLSIRRVILLPGVRSVSVTLFAWILAHNILYTYIAPYLTAFGLSSRIDVVLLVFGIACIVGIWLTGLFVDRGVRVLTLLSLILSVIASLLLILSSYNSLFVWFGLIVWGMSFGGAPTLLQTALADVAEENADIAQSMLVTIFNLAVAGGGIIGGGLLNNYGMTSFPITMIALSLFALCLVWRAKKNGFRSGQRRQKSVISEIA